The nucleotide sequence CTCCCTTATCAGTTGGTGACAAAAGTCCTCCACCCCATACCAATCTTCTAATGTTTGCATCATACGATGAGTTTGTCCATCCATCGTAGAAATCCCCATTAAAGTTAGATGATCCCATTACAAAGGTTGTAGGTTTACTTTTCCCATCAGCTGTTCCTGCTGTTTCTTTGTCCGATCCTCCGCAACCTGTGAACAATAAAGTTGCCAATACTCCAAGTATTAATAATTTTTTCTTCATTCTTTCCTCCCTAGTTTTTTTTAGACCATAATTACTGTATATACTAATGTAATACTATAATTTTCTTAATTTTAAAAACTTTAATTTTTATTTTCGTTTTTTTTAATTAAAACATAATCATTTTTTAATCACAAGCATAAATAAAAGGTATCATGATACCAAAAAATAATCAATTTAAAATTAGAATTTTCTTAAAAAAATATGAACTTTTCTAATGTATAGTTCTATATTTTGGTATTATATATATTTTATTTATCCATAATGGTATGAATCATTTACAATATTAAAAAATCTTAATTTTTTATAATTTTTTTCTTAATTTATTCTTTGCATGTTGTCAAAAACTATTGCTTTTAAATATAAAAATGGGAGGATCCGAAGACCCTCTCAAGTTCTATAAAATCATTTGAATCATTTGAATCATTTCAATTCCTAACATTATTTTTTAAAATCTGCTTTTATTATTGCATAAGGCCATTGCCATAGTGCATTTGTCTCAAAATTTTCCACTTTATTTGTATAAGCATCGTAGTAGTTATTTGAATATAACGGTAATGACGGTAGGTCTTTATTAACTTCTACGATCCATTTTCTCCAGTTTTTCTTGTAGTTAGCAGTTCCTTCATCAGTTGACGGATTAGCATCTCTTATAGTGATAAGTAATTCTTCATCACCGACATATCTTGGTGTATTACTTGAAGTTCCTTTTCCATATGGTAAGATCTTTGTCTTAGACCAATCGGTATACGGATTAGATTTTAATACATATGAAGTTCCACCTGTAAACATATGATATTTTCTCTCACTTAATGCTGAATTTCCATATAAATTATTAGCCATGATTGACCAATCCATAGAATCTACATTGATCTTCATTCCAAATTTATCTTGAATTTTCTCTGTCAAAGTAAGGTTTATTGCATCTGTCCATGCTGATGTGATAGCCAGGTTAAGAGTCAATTCCTTCCCTTCCCATAGATAAATCCCTTTAGCATCCTTAGTTAATTTTGCATATAATCCATCTGTTTTAGCTGCAGCCTGATCCAATAACTTATGTGCTTCCTTTAAGTTAGCTGCTTCATCCCAATTACCGTCTTTATCTAAAATATCATAACTTGTCAATGATTTTTCAAATTTCCCCTCTGTTCCAAATTGCTCACCTTCATCATACATCATCCACATATTTCTAGAGTATGGCGCATTAGATGAGATCCCGTATTTCCCTAAGAAAATATTTCTAAATTTAATTCTATCAAATTCATAAGCAAAAGCCTTTCTTACTTCCGGCAATTGTACCGGTCCAAAATCATTATGGAATGTGATTTGTCCTCCACCATGACGGAAATAGTTGTTAGTTGATAGTGTTGATGTATCCGCTAAAACTGCATCTACATTTTCCTCTTTACCAATGTTTACAATCCCATCGATCTCTCCACTAACTAACTGAGTTATCTTAGTTTCCTCTGGTACATTTTGAACGATTAAATGATCTATACTGGGCTTATCCCCTTCAAAGTTTCCCTGGTAGTTTTCATTTATCGATAACTTTACATATTGTGACTCTATATACTCATCGATCTTATATGGTCCGTACCCTATAGGAGTATTCATATTTGCCTTTACCCATTGCTGAGGAGTTACTCCGGCTTTTTCTGTTTCTGCAAGAACATTTGTAGAATCCAGTATATACATAGTTTCTCCGAATACAGTGTTGTCTATAGTATATAAAATCTTTTTCAAATAAAAAGTCACACTGTTATTAGCTTCATCTAATTCAACTCTATCAATATACTCTGGAAGACTTGTTGTCGCTCCTGTATCTGATAAAGCTTCTTTATCCATATAAAAATCATATGTAAACTTTACATCCTTTGCAGTCAATGGATCTCCATTTGAAAACTTCATTCCATCCTTTATCTTAAATGTCCAAATATCGTCATTTTCTTTAGACGGATCAGATTTTGATAGTGTTTTACTTTCCACAAAAGAAGATAAAGTTAATTCCCCTTTATCTGTTGGTGATAAAAGACCTCCACCCCATACCAATCTTCTGATATTTGCATCATATGCTGAATTTGTCCACCCTTCATAGAAATCTCCATTAAAGTTAGATGATCCCATTACAAAGGTTGTTTCCTTACCTTTTTCCCCAGTAGTTCCTGCTGTTTCCTTATCCGATCCTCCGCATCCTGTTAATAATAAGGTTGCTAACACTCCAAGTATTAATAATTTTTTCTTCATCCTTACCTCCCTAGTTTTATTTTTAGAACAAAATCATTCTATATACTAATGTAATACTATAAAATCTTTCATAAAAAAAAGTTTTAATAACTAATTCGCTTTATTTTAATTTAATTTTAATCAAAAGTATAAATTAAAGGTATCATAGTACTGAAAAAAAGTCAATTTTAGAAATTAAAATAACGAACTTTTTATTAAAAAGTATCATAATTAAGTACAATCTCCCTCATGTTTCTTTTATTAAAGAGTATAAATTATATATTGATAAAATATCTTTATTTTTTATAAAAATTTTCTTAATTTTAATATAACCATAATCATAAAATGAAATTTTTACATATAAAAATAGGAGGACCCAAAAGTCCTCCTAAATTCCATAATACTATTTGAATTATTTTACTGCGATTACTTCGATCTCAACTTTAACATCTTTTGGTAATCTAGCTACTTCTACACAAGCTCTAGCAGGCTTTGTATCTGTAAAGTATTGTGCATAGATCTCATTGATCTTTCCAAAGTCATTCATATCTTTGATGAAAACTCCAGCCTTTACAACATCAGCTAAAGAGTATCCAGCTTCAGTAAGGATAGCTTTTACATTTTCTAATGATTGCTTAGCTTGCTCTTGTACATCTTCAGATACTAATTCCATTGTAGCTGGTACGAACGGGATTTGTCCTGAAACGTATAACGTTCCGTTTACCTCTACCGCTTGTGAATATGGTCCTAATGCAGCTGGTGCATTGTCTGTATGAATATATCTTTTTGACATGATTTTACCTCCATTTTTTATTATGATATTACTATATAAATTATACAATTTTTAAATTTTATGTCAACGAAAAAATAAAAAAATTTAAATTTTATTTTTCTCAAAAGATAAAAAAATGATAGATTTATAAGATTTCTTTGCAAATACAAGGCTAAGCCCATAATAACCGTATGTTATTAAAACATTATATCCTATTTCGATTCTAATCAGATCAAAAAAAAGCTTTTTTTTGTTGACTTTTTCATCATTTTTAAAGTATAATCAATTATGTGTACTAAAAATATAGTAACTTAGGAGTTCAAAATGCTAAAAGATAATAGAATTAGAATTATTTGTGGTCACTACGGAAGTGGAAAAACCGAATTTGCAATCAACTATTCTTTGGCTCTTAAGAAGTCACAAGACAAAGTTGCCATTGCTGATATGGATGTAGTTAATCCCTATTTTAGAAGCAGGGAAAAAGCTGAGATTTTAAGAGAACAAGGAATCAAAGTTATATACAGTTCTCTAGATGGAACAGCTCTGGATCTTCCCGCTATCAGTGGAGAAATAGGAACATTGATCGTAGGTAATGAATGGAACTTAATTTTAGATGTTGGGGGAGATAATGTAGGAGCTCGAGCTTTAGCATCTCAAACTCAAGGTATTAGATCTGATGATTATGACATGTTCTTCGTTATCAACGCTTATAGACCTGAAACACAGAATGCTGAAGATGTTATATCTCACCTAAAAGCTATAGAAAAAACTACTGGAATCAAGGTTACCGGCCTTGTAAACAATACTCATATGATGAGAAAAACTACATTGGAAGATGTTTTATTTGGTCAAAAAGTTTCTGAGGAAGTTTCAAAAGAATTGAATCTTCCAATTAAATATATATCATGTATCGAGGAAGTAGAAAAACAGCTGCCTCAAGAATTAAAAGATATCTGTATCACTACCTCTCTAATAATGAGAGAAAATTGGATGAGCTAAAAAGGTAAGTTAAACGAAAAGGTAGTGTCTTATGCCTACCCCGTGTAAATATAAATTAGGAGGTTTAGAATGGCTAAAGGAATGGTTAGTTTTAATCAAGATCGTTGCAAAGGTTGTCAACTATGCGTGTCTGTCTGTCCAGTTAAGATAATTGAATTAGATAGAACTACTACAAACTCAAAAGGGTATAACCCAGCTTACGTAAGTGAAGCAAACAAGGATAAATGTATCGGTTGTGCTCAATGTGGTCTTATGTGTCCAGATTCTGTTATCACAGTTGAAAGAAATTAATAAAGGGGGACTAAAATAATGTCTAAAGTACTTATGAAAGGTAACGAAGCAGTCGGTGCAGCAGCTATTAAAGCTGGATGTAAATATTTCTTCGGTTATCCTATCACACCACAAAATGAAATTCCAGAATATATGTCTAAAAAACTTCCTGAAGTTGGAGGAGAATTCGTTCAAGCTGAATCTGAAGTAGCTGCTATAAACATGGTTTACGGTGCTGCTGGATGTGGAGCAAGAGTAATGACTTCATCTTCTTCACCCGGTATGGCACTTAAGCAAGAGGGAATCTCTTACTTAGCTGGAGCAGAATTACCTGCTGTTATAGTAAACATGATGAGAGGAGGTCCTGGTTTAGGAGGGATTCAACCTGCTCAATCTGACTACTTTATGTCAGTTAAAGGTGGAGGTAATGGAGACTACTTCATGCCAGTATATGCACCTGCATCTATTCAAGAAACTGTTGACTTAATTCAAGAAGCTTTTGACGTAGCTGACCAATACAGAACTCCAGTTATGGTTATAGCTGATGGAATGATCGGTCAAATGATGGAACCAGTTGAATTTAAAGAGACGCCTCATAGAAAGTTAGAAGAAAAAACATGGGCAACTGATGGAACTAAAGAAGAGAGAAAACCTAATGTTATCAACTCTTTATTCTTAGATGCTCAAGATTTAGAAGATCATATTATTAAATTAGAAGAAAAATATAACTTAATGGAAGAAAACGAATGCAGATGGGAAGAGTATAAGTTAGAAGGTGCTGAAATAGTAATCGCTGCTTATGGAACTACTGCTAGAATCGTAAAAAATGCTATAGATACTTTAGAAAAAGATGGAATCAAGGTAGGTTTAATCAGACCGATTACATTATGGCCATTCCCTAAGAAAGCATTCGATCATATTGATTCTACTACAACTAATGTATTAACAGTTGAGATGAGTAGAGGACAAATGATAGAAGATGTTAGATTAGCTTTAAATGGTAAATTACCTACTGCATTCTTCGGAAGAACTGGTGGAGTTATTCCAACTCCTGATGGCGTTGTAGAAGCAGTTAAGAAACTTGTTGGAGGTGCTAAATAATGGCAGTTGTTTTTAAAGGAACAAAAGGACTTACAGATGTAAAATCTCATTACTGTCCTGGATGTACCCACGGAATTGTTCATAGATTGGTTGGAGAAGTTTTAGAAGAATTAGGAGTATTAGGAGAAACTATCGGTGTTGCACCGGTTGGATGTTCTGTACTTGCATATAAATATTTTAATTGTGATGTTCATCAAGCTGCTCATGGAAGAGCTCCTGCTGTAGCTACTGGTATCAGAAGAGTTCACCCTGATAAAGTAGTATTTACTTATCAAGGTGACGGAGATTTAGCTTCTATCGGTGCTGCTGAGATCGTTCATGCTGCTGCTAGAGGAGAAAAATTCACAACTGTATTCATCAACAACGCTATCTATGGAATGACTGGTGGACAAATGGCTCCTACTACTTTAGTAGGTCAAAAAGCTACTACATCTCCATTAGGTAGAGATCCTAAAAAAGTTGGAATGCCTA is from Psychrilyobacter atlanticus DSM 19335 and encodes:
- a CDS encoding ABC transporter substrate-binding protein; the encoded protein is MKKKLLILGVLATLLLTGCGGSDKETAGTTGEKGKETTFVMGSSNFNGDFYEGWTNSAYDANIRRLVWGGGLLSPTDKGELTLSSFVESKTLSKSDPSKENDDIWTFKIKDGMKFSNGDPLTAKDVKFTYDFYMDKEALSDTGATTSLPEYIDRVELDEANNSVTFYLKKILYTIDNTVFGETMYILDSTNVLAETEKAGVTPQQWVKANMNTPIGYGPYKIDEYIESQYVKLSINENYQGNFEGDKPSIDHLIVQNVPEETKITQLVSGEIDGIVNIGKEENVDAVLADTSTLSTNNYFRHGGGQITFHNDFGPVQLPEVRKAFAYEFDRIKFRNIFLGKYGISSNAPYSRNMWMMYDEGEQFGTEGKFEKSLTSYDILDKDGNWDEAANLKEAHKLLDQAAAKTDGLYAKLTKDAKGIYLWEGKELTLNLAITSAWTDAINLTLTEKIQDKFGMKINVDSMDWSIMANNLYGNSALSERKYHMFTGGTSYVLKSNPYTDWSKTKILPYGKGTSSNTPRYVGDEELLITIRDANPSTDEGTANYKKNWRKWIVEVNKDLPSLPLYSNNYYDAYTNKVENFETNALWQWPYAIIKADFKK
- a CDS encoding RidA family protein, whose product is MSKRYIHTDNAPAALGPYSQAVEVNGTLYVSGQIPFVPATMELVSEDVQEQAKQSLENVKAILTEAGYSLADVVKAGVFIKDMNDFGKINEIYAQYFTDTKPARACVEVARLPKDVKVEIEVIAVK
- a CDS encoding 4Fe-4S dicluster domain-containing protein, encoding MAKGMVSFNQDRCKGCQLCVSVCPVKIIELDRTTTNSKGYNPAYVSEANKDKCIGCAQCGLMCPDSVITVERN
- a CDS encoding 3-methyl-2-oxobutanoate dehydrogenase subunit VorB, with the translated sequence MSKVLMKGNEAVGAAAIKAGCKYFFGYPITPQNEIPEYMSKKLPEVGGEFVQAESEVAAINMVYGAAGCGARVMTSSSSPGMALKQEGISYLAGAELPAVIVNMMRGGPGLGGIQPAQSDYFMSVKGGGNGDYFMPVYAPASIQETVDLIQEAFDVADQYRTPVMVIADGMIGQMMEPVEFKETPHRKLEEKTWATDGTKEERKPNVINSLFLDAQDLEDHIIKLEEKYNLMEENECRWEEYKLEGAEIVIAAYGTTARIVKNAIDTLEKDGIKVGLIRPITLWPFPKKAFDHIDSTTTNVLTVEMSRGQMIEDVRLALNGKLPTAFFGRTGGVIPTPDGVVEAVKKLVGGAK
- a CDS encoding thiamine pyrophosphate-dependent enzyme — protein: MAVVFKGTKGLTDVKSHYCPGCTHGIVHRLVGEVLEELGVLGETIGVAPVGCSVLAYKYFNCDVHQAAHGRAPAVATGIRRVHPDKVVFTYQGDGDLASIGAAEIVHAAARGEKFTTVFINNAIYGMTGGQMAPTTLVGQKATTSPLGRDPKKVGMPMKVSEMLATLDGANFVERCTVHNPAGVRKTKIALKKAFEMQINGEGFGIVEILSTCPTNWGMTPVDSLKWLEENMIPYYPLGNIRTPEGGDK